The genome window AATTATGGCGCAAGTGTAGCATTTGCTATTTAAAAGGCAAAGAGGTTCCATATTTCTATCTGCGCGAGTACATAGTAACTATAAGTTTTTACCAGTGTTGAATTGTGCTTTCATTTTTAGAGTTAAAAATACCTGCCATTTTGTGGCGTTAATTATCGCTGGTACCTAATGTTTTAAATAAGCCAATGCTAAGGTAGAACATGTGAATCCTGGTAAGCTTCATAGCAGGTGACGGTTGGAGTTGAGAAGCACCGATTAGACTATAGTTAGAGGAACTGAACTAACGTATTGGTTAGCGCTTGTTTAAATTTTTTACAGTGATGTTCTACATTTTATTACTATTAATCTCAGTCTTATGCAGAGCTGAACAGCCTTTATCATCCGTTGATAATGTCGCTATCGCTCTTGAGAGGCAAACGCCTTTGAATCAAAATGTAGATTTAGATGGGCTTGTTTTTGCCAGTAAGAAGTCATTTTTTAATGCTTTTTTTATTGGTGGAGAGTTCACTTTCCTAGAAGAAGAAGTTGGCGATAGTCAATTTACGTTAACGCAACAACAAGTTATTTTAGGGTATAGGTATCCTGTTTCAACCAAGTTTGAAATGCGTTTGAGCATTGGCGGTATTCGAGAGGAATTAGAGCATACCAGCCAAAACTTTAATAGTAAGAGCGATGACGCATCTTTACAGGTAAAACTCACAGGGATATATGATGTTAATTTTATCCATTCATTGGGTAGTGCCTTGCATCATTATGAGCTTTATAATATTGAAAGATATTATTTAACCTTATTTTATCAATTTAAATTAACTCGAAAATGGCAAATTTATAGTCATCTGGAGTTAGGGTATAACACCAAGGTTGAGCATGATATTAATGGCTATCAATTACAACTTAAGTATGCCTTTTAGTTGTTCTCAGCTTTAAAGACTAAACATTACGGTAACCCCTGACTCACTTACTGGAATTACCCAGATGCTTTGTTGCGTGATATATAAAGCAAAACCACCAAATTTTTTTTCCACATATAAAGAATTTTTACCGCAAGATACTTCTCTTAATTCTCGGCCACCAGCGCCACTAATCACCATGTTTGGTAGCTGTGATTGTTCAATGTATTCTAAATTGTGTTCATGGCCTGACAGGTATAAGGGGACGTTGTAATGTATTAGTTGTTGTAAGAAATTGCCCTTTAAAATGTCTGTATCGCCATGACTACCATTTGAAAAGATAGGATGATGGCCAAAGACAATGTTAATTGCATTTGATTGTTGGTTTAGTTTTGAGCTGAGCCAAGCTAATTGTTCTAATTGTACAACCCCGAAAGTCATTGGCGTCGTGTCGGTAGCAATAATGTTTACCTGTAATGCTGAATCAGTATCAGCAATAGTTGCTGCATAATAGGGGCTTGGGTAAAACATATTTGAATGCTGTGCGCTAAAATCTATTAAGGCGTTAATACTGCCATCATGGTCATGGTTACCCGCGACAATATACCAAGGTAATTCATTTAATGAGAGTGGACCGTATATATCATGAAATTTTTGCATTCCGGC of Thalassotalea fonticola contains these proteins:
- a CDS encoding metallophosphoesterase, coding for MHVKKLIFYYFFPVLLLISSCNGDDDKSVQQQVSGVCSTKGKDFDANIFLQAGIHLYVIGDTGTGDSNQLTSANILDIYHQQFPLDAIIHTGDIFYPSGLKNSDDIAGMQKFHDIYGPLSLNELPWYIVAGNHDHDGSINALIDFSAQHSNMFYPSPYYAATIADTDSALQVNIIATDTTPMTFGVVQLEQLAWLSSKLNQQSNAINIVFGHHPIFSNGSHGDTDILKGNFLQQLIHYNVPLYLSGHEHNLEYIEQSQLPNMVISGAGGRELREVSCGKNSLYVEKKFGGFALYITQQSIWVIPVSESGVTVMFSL